A portion of the Bacteroides faecium genome contains these proteins:
- a CDS encoding FtsW/RodA/SpoVE family cell cycle protein, with the protein MDLLKNIFKGDKVIWIIFLCLCLISIVEVFSAASTLTYKSGDHWGPITQHSIILMVGAVVVVFLHNVPYKWFQVFPVFLYPISLVLLAFVTLMGIITGDRVNGAARWMTFMGLQFQPSELAKMAVIIAVSFILSKRQDEYGANPSAFKYIMILTGLVFLLIAPENLSTAMLLFGVVCMMMFIGRVSSKKLFGMLGIMALLGGVAVGILMAIPAKTLHSTPGLHRFETWQNRVSGFFEKEEVPAAKFDIDKDAQIAHARIAIATSNVVGKGPGNSVQRDFLSQAFSDFIFAIIIEELGLIGGIFVVFFYLCLLYRAGKIAQKCERTFPAFLVMGIALLLVSQAILNMMVAVGLFPVTGQPLPLVSKGGTSTLINCAYIGMILSVSRYTAHLEEQKEHDAQLQLQIATDAAANSEAQTAAEPTAQILNSDAKFEDENDINKNS; encoded by the coding sequence GTGGATTTATTAAAGAACATATTCAAAGGCGACAAGGTAATCTGGATTATCTTCCTCTGTCTCTGCCTCATCTCGATTGTCGAGGTGTTCTCGGCAGCATCGACGCTGACTTACAAAAGCGGCGACCATTGGGGACCGATTACGCAACACTCTATCATTCTTATGGTAGGTGCCGTAGTAGTGGTATTTCTGCACAACGTACCCTACAAATGGTTTCAGGTATTTCCAGTCTTCCTGTACCCGATTTCCCTGGTGCTACTGGCATTCGTCACATTGATGGGTATCATCACAGGCGACCGTGTCAACGGAGCCGCCCGCTGGATGACCTTTATGGGGTTGCAATTTCAGCCTTCGGAACTGGCAAAGATGGCTGTTATTATTGCCGTCTCCTTCATCCTGTCCAAGCGGCAGGACGAATATGGAGCCAATCCGAGCGCCTTTAAATATATCATGATTCTCACCGGACTCGTCTTTCTGCTTATCGCACCGGAGAACCTTTCGACAGCCATGCTGCTATTCGGCGTGGTATGTATGATGATGTTCATCGGACGGGTATCTTCCAAAAAACTGTTCGGAATGTTGGGAATCATGGCACTCCTGGGTGGAGTAGCCGTAGGCATATTAATGGCTATCCCCGCAAAGACACTACATAGCACTCCCGGCCTTCACCGCTTCGAGACTTGGCAAAACCGTGTTTCCGGTTTCTTCGAGAAAGAAGAAGTGCCTGCCGCCAAATTCGATATTGATAAAGACGCACAGATAGCTCATGCCCGTATCGCCATTGCCACCAGCAATGTAGTCGGCAAAGGCCCGGGAAACTCCGTACAACGCGACTTCCTGAGCCAGGCATTCTCCGATTTCATTTTCGCCATTATCATCGAGGAACTAGGGTTGATAGGAGGGATATTCGTTGTATTCTTCTATTTATGCCTGCTGTATCGAGCGGGAAAAATCGCCCAGAAGTGCGAACGCACTTTCCCCGCTTTCCTGGTCATGGGCATTGCGTTATTATTAGTATCGCAAGCGATATTGAATATGATGGTAGCAGTCGGATTATTCCCTGTCACAGGACAACCGCTGCCATTAGTCAGCAAGGGAGGAACAAGTACATTAATCAACTGCGCTTATATCGGTATGATATTAAGTGTAAGCCGATATACCGCTCATCTGGAAGAACAGAAAGAGCATGACGCACAGCTTCAGTTGCAGATAGCAACAGATGCAGCAGCCAATTCCGAAGCACAAACTGCCGCCGAACCGACCGCGCAGATTCTGAACAGCGATGCCAAGTTCGAAGACGAGAACGATATAAACAAGAACAGTTAA
- the murG gene encoding undecaprenyldiphospho-muramoylpentapeptide beta-N-acetylglucosaminyltransferase has protein sequence MEKELRIIISGGGTGGHIFPAVSIANAIMELRPDAKILFVGAEGRMEMQRVPDAGYQIIGLPIAGFDRKHLWKNVSVVIKLIRSQWKARKVIKNFRPQVAVGVGGYASGPTLKTAGMMGVPTLIQEQNSYAGVTNKLLAQKAKAICVAYDGMEKFFPADKIIMTGNPVRQNLTKEMPSKEDALRSFNLQPNKKTILIVGGSLGARTINNTLTAGLTTIKENSDVQFIWQTGKYYYPQVTEAVKAAGELPNLYVTDFIKDMAAAYAAADLVISRAGAGSISEFCLLHKPVVLVPSPNVAEDHQTKNALALVNKQAAIYVKDSEAESILMDVALSTVNDEQKLKELSENIARLALPDSARIIAQEVIKLAEIDK, from the coding sequence ATGGAAAAAGAACTTAGAATTATTATTAGCGGTGGGGGCACAGGAGGACATATCTTTCCTGCTGTCTCCATTGCGAACGCTATAATGGAACTGCGTCCCGACGCAAAAATACTCTTTGTAGGGGCAGAAGGACGTATGGAGATGCAACGGGTTCCCGATGCAGGCTATCAGATTATCGGTCTGCCGATAGCCGGCTTCGACCGTAAGCATTTATGGAAAAACGTATCGGTAGTAATCAAACTGATACGCAGCCAGTGGAAAGCCCGGAAAGTTATCAAGAACTTCCGCCCGCAAGTGGCGGTAGGTGTAGGCGGTTACGCCAGTGGGCCGACCTTAAAGACTGCCGGAATGATGGGCGTCCCTACTCTGATACAGGAGCAAAACTCATATGCCGGAGTAACCAATAAACTACTGGCACAGAAAGCAAAAGCTATTTGCGTAGCTTATGATGGAATGGAAAAGTTCTTCCCTGCGGATAAAATCATTATGACAGGCAATCCGGTGCGACAGAATCTGACTAAAGAGATGCCGTCCAAGGAAGACGCATTGCGTTCATTCAATCTGCAACCGAATAAAAAAACAATCCTCATCGTAGGCGGTAGCTTGGGAGCACGCACCATTAACAATACGCTGACAGCCGGACTAACGACTATCAAAGAGAACAGTGACGTGCAGTTCATCTGGCAAACAGGAAAATACTATTATCCGCAAGTGACCGAAGCCGTGAAAGCGGCAGGAGAACTCCCGAACCTGTACGTGACGGATTTCATCAAAGACATGGCAGCCGCTTATGCAGCCGCCGACCTCGTTATCTCCCGTGCAGGAGCAGGGTCAATCTCAGAGTTCTGCCTTTTGCATAAACCGGTCGTCCTGGTGCCTTCGCCCAATGTGGCGGAAGACCATCAGACTAAGAATGCGTTAGCACTGGTAAACAAACAGGCAGCCATCTACGTCAAAGACAGCGAAGCGGAAAGCATTTTGATGGATGTAGCCTTATCCACCGTTAACGACGAGCAGAAACTAAAAGAGCTAAGTGAAAATATCGCCAGGTTAGCCTTACCCGATTCAGCGAGAATCATCGCCCAAGAGGTAATAAAGCTGGCAGAAATAGATAAATAA
- a CDS encoding penicillin-binding protein, giving the protein MTRYFFVLLLMALIGVAIVVKAGITMFAERQYWQDVADRFVKENVTVKPNRGNIISSDGKLMASSLPEYRIYMDFMSGEKDEKRRKKDQARRDSILTANMDSICIGLNKIFPDKSVAQFKAHLKKGRQAKSRNYLIYPKRISYIQYKEVKRLPVFCLNRYKGGFKELAYNQRKKPFGSLAARTLGDVYADTAKGARNGIELAFDTILKGRDGLTHRQKVMNKYLNIVDVPPVDGCDLISTIDVGMQDICEKALVDKLKELNASVGVVVLMEVATGEVKAIVNMMQGKDGEYYEMRNNAISDMLEPGSTFKTASIMVALEDGKITPDYVVDTGNGQMPMHGRVMKDHNWHRGGYGKLTVTEILGVSSNVGTSYIIDHFYGSNPQKFIDGLRRMSIDQPLHLQIAGEGKPNIRGPKERSYFSKTALPWMSIGYETQVPPINILTFYNGIANNGVTVRPKFVKAAVKDGEIVKEYPTEVINPKICSDKTLAQIREILRKVVGEGLAKPAGSKQFHVSGKTGTAQISQGAAGYKTGRTNYLVSFCGYFPSEAPKYSMIVSIQKPGLPASGGLMAGSVFSKIAERVYAKDLRLPLANAVDTNSVVIPNVKAGEMREAQRVLEELNIQVQGKIADTGKEVWGNTHSAPQAVVLESRSNMQNFVPSVIGMGAKDAVYLLESKGLKVHLVGVGKVKSQSIANGTIVKKGQTITLSMH; this is encoded by the coding sequence ATGACCCGTTACTTCTTCGTCCTTCTTTTGATGGCGTTGATAGGCGTGGCAATTGTCGTAAAGGCAGGCATCACCATGTTTGCCGAACGTCAATACTGGCAGGACGTAGCCGACCGTTTCGTAAAAGAAAACGTGACAGTGAAACCCAACCGCGGAAACATTATATCTTCCGACGGCAAACTAATGGCCAGTTCTCTACCCGAATACAGGATATATATGGACTTTATGTCCGGTGAAAAGGATGAAAAACGCAGAAAGAAGGACCAGGCACGCCGGGACTCCATCCTTACTGCCAACATGGATTCAATCTGCATCGGACTGAACAAAATATTTCCGGATAAGAGCGTGGCTCAATTCAAGGCGCACTTGAAAAAAGGACGCCAGGCTAAGAGCCGTAATTATCTGATTTATCCGAAACGTATCTCTTATATACAATATAAAGAGGTAAAAAGATTGCCTGTTTTCTGCCTGAACCGCTACAAAGGGGGATTCAAGGAACTGGCTTATAATCAGCGGAAAAAACCTTTCGGATCATTGGCAGCCCGTACACTGGGCGATGTATATGCCGACACTGCGAAAGGGGCTAGAAATGGTATCGAGCTTGCTTTTGATACAATCCTGAAGGGACGGGACGGATTGACGCACCGCCAAAAGGTGATGAACAAATATCTGAATATCGTAGATGTGCCGCCGGTTGACGGTTGCGACCTCATTTCGACTATTGACGTAGGTATGCAGGATATTTGCGAGAAAGCATTGGTAGACAAACTGAAAGAGCTGAATGCCAGCGTAGGGGTAGTCGTACTGATGGAAGTTGCTACCGGAGAGGTGAAAGCCATCGTTAATATGATGCAGGGCAAAGACGGCGAGTATTACGAAATGCGTAATAATGCCATCAGTGACATGCTCGAGCCGGGGTCAACTTTCAAGACAGCCTCTATCATGGTAGCCCTTGAAGACGGGAAAATCACCCCCGATTATGTAGTGGATACCGGCAACGGACAAATGCCGATGCACGGCCGTGTGATGAAAGACCACAACTGGCATCGCGGGGGATACGGAAAATTAACGGTTACCGAGATTTTGGGAGTTTCTTCCAATGTCGGTACATCTTATATTATAGACCATTTCTACGGCAGCAATCCGCAGAAGTTCATTGACGGATTGAGACGAATGAGTATCGACCAGCCGCTTCACCTGCAAATTGCGGGAGAAGGTAAGCCGAATATTCGTGGCCCGAAAGAAAGAAGTTATTTCTCCAAAACGGCACTCCCGTGGATGAGTATCGGTTATGAAACGCAAGTTCCGCCGATAAATATTCTCACGTTCTACAATGGAATAGCGAACAATGGCGTTACAGTACGTCCGAAGTTCGTAAAGGCTGCGGTGAAAGACGGAGAAATAGTGAAAGAATATCCGACAGAGGTTATCAATCCGAAGATTTGTTCGGACAAGACTTTGGCACAAATCCGTGAGATACTGCGTAAAGTAGTAGGCGAAGGGTTGGCCAAGCCTGCGGGAAGCAAGCAGTTCCATGTTTCAGGCAAAACGGGAACGGCACAGATTTCACAGGGAGCCGCCGGATATAAAACGGGAAGGACGAACTATCTTGTAAGTTTCTGCGGGTATTTCCCGTCGGAAGCGCCTAAATATAGTATGATTGTTTCCATTCAGAAACCGGGTTTGCCGGCGTCGGGTGGTTTGATGGCAGGTAGCGTATTCAGCAAGATTGCCGAAAGGGTGTATGCCAAAGACCTGCGTTTGCCGCTTGCGAATGCGGTTGATACGAACTCCGTAGTCATTCCGAACGTAAAGGCCGGAGAAATGAGGGAAGCGCAACGGGTATTGGAAGAGTTGAATATTCAGGTACAAGGCAAGATAGCCGACACAGGAAAGGAAGTGTGGGGAAATACCCATTCGGCACCTCAGGCGGTGGTTCTTGAAAGCCGGAGCAATATGCAGAATTTCGTGCCGAGTGTCATAGGCATGGGGGCGAAAGATGCCGTGTACCTACTGGAAAGCAAGGGATTAAAAGTCCACCTGGTTGGAGTAGGCAAGGTGAAAAGCCAGTCGATAGCCAACGGAACGATCGTAAAGAAGGGGCAGACGATTACCCTTTCGATGCATTAA
- a CDS encoding FtsL-like putative cell division protein, whose translation MEEEVVNKKAEEGKKKKRTSLKSILGGDILATDFFRRQTKLLVLIMVFIIFYIHNRYASQQQQIEIDKLKQELIDIKYDALTRSSELMEKSRQSRIEDYISSKESDLQTSTNPPYLIK comes from the coding sequence ATGGAAGAAGAAGTAGTAAACAAGAAAGCAGAAGAGGGCAAGAAGAAAAAACGTACCTCACTGAAAAGTATTCTGGGTGGAGACATTCTGGCTACCGACTTTTTCCGTCGTCAGACGAAGTTGCTGGTACTGATTATGGTATTCATCATCTTCTATATCCACAACCGCTATGCCAGTCAGCAACAGCAGATTGAGATAGACAAGTTGAAGCAAGAACTGATAGATATTAAATATGATGCGCTGACACGCAGTTCGGAACTGATGGAAAAGAGCCGCCAGTCACGCATTGAAGATTATATCTCGAGTAAGGAAAGTGATTTGCAGACATCCACAAATCCCCCTTACCTTATTAAATAA
- the murD gene encoding UDP-N-acetylmuramoyl-L-alanine--D-glutamate ligase: protein MKRIVILGAGESGAGAAVLAKVKGFETFVSDMSAIKDKYKELLDSHNIAWEEGHHTEELILNADEVIKSPGIPNDAPLILKLKAQGTPVISEIEFAGRYTDAKMICITGSNGKTTTTSLIYHIFKSADLNVGLAGNIGKSLALQVAEEHHDYYIIELSSFQLDNMYNFRANIAVLMNITPDHLDRYDHCMQNYIDAKFRITQNQTPDDAFIFWNDDPIIKHELAKHGLKAHLYPFAAVKEDGAIAYVEDHEVKINEPIAFNMEQEELALTGQHNLYNSLAAGISANLAGIAKENIRKALSDFKGVEHRLEKVARVRGIDFINDSKATNVNSCWYALQSMTTKTVLILGGKDKGNDYTEIEDLVREKCSALVYMGLHNEKLHEFFDRLGLPVADVQTGMKDAVEAAYKLAKKGETVLLSPCCASFDLFKSYEDRGDQFKQCVREL, encoded by the coding sequence ATGAAAAGAATAGTAATTTTAGGAGCTGGCGAAAGCGGCGCAGGTGCAGCCGTACTCGCCAAAGTCAAAGGATTTGAGACATTTGTTTCGGATATGTCCGCCATCAAGGACAAGTATAAGGAACTTCTTGACAGCCACAACATTGCCTGGGAAGAAGGACACCACACCGAAGAACTCATTCTGAATGCCGACGAGGTCATCAAAAGCCCCGGTATCCCGAATGACGCCCCACTCATCCTTAAACTGAAAGCTCAAGGCACTCCGGTTATATCAGAGATTGAGTTTGCCGGACGCTATACGGATGCCAAAATGATTTGTATCACCGGTTCCAACGGGAAGACGACTACGACTTCCTTGATTTACCATATTTTCAAGAGTGCAGACCTGAATGTAGGTTTGGCAGGCAATATCGGCAAGAGCCTGGCTTTACAGGTAGCCGAAGAACATCATGACTATTATATTATCGAACTGAGTTCTTTCCAGTTGGATAATATGTATAATTTCCGTGCGAACATCGCCGTATTGATGAACATCACTCCCGACCACCTCGACCGTTACGACCACTGTATGCAGAATTATATCGACGCCAAATTCCGCATCACTCAAAATCAAACACCGGACGATGCCTTTATTTTCTGGAATGATGACCCGATTATCAAACACGAGCTCGCAAAGCACGGTCTGAAAGCACACCTGTATCCTTTCGCCGCAGTGAAAGAGGATGGAGCCATCGCCTACGTTGAAGACCATGAAGTGAAAATCAACGAACCGATTGCCTTCAACATGGAACAGGAAGAACTGGCTTTGACAGGACAACATAACTTATACAACTCTCTGGCAGCCGGCATCTCAGCCAACCTGGCAGGTATCGCCAAAGAGAATATCCGCAAAGCCCTCTCCGACTTCAAAGGGGTAGAGCACCGCCTGGAAAAAGTGGCGCGTGTCCGCGGAATTGATTTTATCAACGACTCGAAAGCCACGAACGTCAACTCCTGCTGGTATGCCCTGCAAAGCATGACTACCAAAACGGTCCTGATTCTTGGCGGGAAAGATAAAGGAAACGATTATACGGAAATTGAAGACCTGGTACGTGAGAAATGTTCGGCTCTCGTATATATGGGACTGCACAACGAGAAACTTCACGAGTTCTTCGACCGTCTCGGCCTGCCCGTGGCAGACGTGCAAACCGGAATGAAGGATGCCGTAGAAGCAGCCTACAAACTGGCGAAGAAAGGTGAAACCGTATTATTAAGCCCTTGCTGCGCTTCTTTCGACCTCTTCAAGAGCTACGAAGACCGCGGCGACCAGTTCAAGCAATGCGTGAGAGAACTTTAG
- the mraY gene encoding phospho-N-acetylmuramoyl-pentapeptide-transferase: MLYYLFEWLHKLNFPGAGMFGYTSFRALMAVILALLISSIWGDKFINLLKRKQITETQRDAKIDPFGVNKIGVPSMGGVIIIVAILIPCLLLGKLSNIYMILMLITTVWLGSLGFADDYIKIFKKDKEGLHGKFKIIGQVGLGLIVGLTLYLSPDVVIRENIEVHTPGQEMEVIHGTNDLKSTQTTIPFFKSNNLDYADLVSFMGEHAQAAGWVLFVIITIIVVAAVSNGANLNDGMDGMAAGNSAIIGATLGILAYVSSHIEFASYLNIMYIPGSEELVIYICAFIGAMIGFLWYNAYPAQVFMGDTGSLTIGGIIAVFAIIIHKELLIPILCGVFLVENLSVILQRAYYKAGKRKGVKQRLFKRTPIHDHFRTSMSLIEPGCTVKFTKPDQLFHESKITIRFWIVTIVLAAITIITLKIR, encoded by the coding sequence ATGCTATATTATCTGTTCGAATGGCTGCATAAGCTCAATTTTCCCGGAGCGGGAATGTTTGGTTACACCTCATTCCGTGCTTTAATGGCTGTTATCCTCGCGCTACTTATTTCAAGTATCTGGGGAGATAAATTTATCAACCTGCTAAAGAGGAAGCAAATCACGGAAACACAGCGTGATGCCAAAATAGACCCGTTCGGAGTCAACAAGATAGGTGTGCCAAGCATGGGTGGTGTTATTATTATTGTAGCCATTCTCATTCCATGTCTGTTACTGGGCAAGCTGAGCAACATATATATGATATTGATGTTGATAACCACCGTATGGCTGGGCTCACTCGGGTTCGCTGACGACTATATCAAAATCTTCAAGAAAGATAAGGAAGGATTGCATGGCAAATTCAAGATTATCGGACAGGTCGGTTTAGGCTTAATCGTCGGACTTACTCTATATTTAAGCCCGGACGTGGTAATCCGCGAGAACATCGAAGTGCATACTCCGGGACAGGAAATGGAAGTGATACATGGAACGAATGACTTGAAATCGACTCAAACCACCATTCCTTTCTTCAAGAGTAACAACCTCGACTATGCCGATTTGGTTTCTTTCATGGGCGAACACGCTCAGGCAGCCGGTTGGGTATTGTTTGTTATTATCACAATCATCGTAGTTGCCGCCGTATCAAACGGCGCCAACCTGAACGACGGCATGGACGGAATGGCCGCGGGAAACTCCGCCATTATCGGTGCCACACTAGGTATATTGGCCTATGTGTCGTCGCACATCGAATTTGCAAGTTATCTGAATATCATGTATATCCCGGGCTCGGAAGAACTGGTAATCTATATCTGTGCCTTTATCGGTGCCATGATTGGCTTCCTGTGGTACAACGCTTACCCGGCGCAAGTATTCATGGGTGACACTGGTAGCCTGACAATCGGCGGTATCATCGCCGTATTTGCCATTATCATCCACAAAGAGTTACTGATACCGATTCTTTGCGGTGTATTCCTCGTAGAAAACCTGTCGGTTATCCTGCAACGGGCTTATTATAAGGCAGGAAAGCGGAAAGGAGTGAAACAACGGCTGTTCAAACGGACACCGATTCACGACCACTTCCGTACTTCTATGAGTCTGATAGAACCGGGCTGCACAGTGAAGTTCACCAAACCCGACCAACTGTTCCACGAATCAAAAATTACCATCCGCTTCTGGATTGTAACTATTGTGTTGGCAGCTATAACAATTATAACGCTAAAAATAAGATAG
- a CDS encoding UDP-N-acetylmuramoyl-L-alanyl-D-glutamate--2,6-diaminopimelate ligase, translated as MLLSKLLKAIQPEQIAGNSDIEITGINIDSRLVETGQLFMAMRGTQADGHAYIPAAINKGAIAILCEDMPEEPVAGITYIQVKDSEDAVGKIATTFYDDPTSKLELVGVTGTNGKTTIATLLYDTFRYFGYKVGLISTVCNYIDNEPIPTEHTTPDPITLNRLLGRMADEGCKYAFMEVSSHSIAQKRISGLKFAGGIFTNLTRDHLDYHKTVENYLKAKKKFFDDMPKNAFSLTNLDDKNGLVMTQNTRSTVYTYSLRSLSDFKGRVLESHFEGMLLDFNNHELAVQFIGKFNASNLLAVFGAAVLLGKKEEEVLVALSTLHPVAGRFDAVRSPKGVTAIVDYAHTPDALINVLNAIHGVLEGKGKVITVVGAGGNRDKGKRPIMAKEAARASDRVIITSDNPRFEEPQDIINDMLAGLDAEDMKKTLSIADRKEAIRTACMLAEKGDVILVAGKGHENYQEIKGVKHHFDDKEVLKEVFQ; from the coding sequence ATGTTACTAAGCAAGTTACTGAAAGCAATTCAGCCGGAACAGATAGCCGGAAATTCAGACATAGAAATCACCGGAATCAACATTGATTCCCGTTTGGTAGAAACCGGACAATTGTTCATGGCTATGCGCGGCACGCAAGCCGACGGTCATGCCTATATACCTGCTGCCATTAATAAAGGAGCTATCGCTATCCTCTGCGAGGATATGCCGGAAGAACCTGTGGCGGGAATCACTTATATACAAGTAAAGGACAGCGAAGATGCGGTAGGCAAGATTGCCACTACATTCTATGATGACCCGACTTCCAAACTGGAACTGGTCGGCGTCACAGGAACGAATGGCAAGACAACCATTGCTACCTTATTATATGATACTTTCCGCTATTTCGGATATAAGGTGGGGCTTATCTCTACCGTTTGCAACTATATTGACAATGAGCCTATTCCGACAGAGCATACTACGCCCGACCCTATCACACTGAATCGCTTGTTAGGACGAATGGCGGACGAAGGATGCAAATATGCGTTTATGGAAGTTAGCTCTCATTCCATTGCACAGAAGCGTATCAGTGGATTGAAGTTTGCAGGCGGCATCTTCACCAATCTTACACGCGACCATCTTGACTATCATAAAACAGTGGAGAACTATCTGAAAGCTAAGAAAAAGTTCTTTGACGACATGCCGAAGAATGCGTTCAGCCTTACTAATCTCGATGATAAGAATGGATTGGTAATGACGCAGAATACTCGCTCTACGGTTTATACGTATTCATTGAGAAGTCTTAGTGATTTCAAAGGCCGGGTATTGGAATCTCATTTCGAAGGAATGTTGCTTGATTTCAACAATCACGAACTGGCTGTTCAGTTTATCGGTAAGTTCAACGCTTCCAATTTATTGGCTGTGTTCGGAGCGGCGGTTCTGCTGGGTAAGAAGGAAGAAGAAGTACTTGTCGCCCTTAGCACACTTCATCCGGTGGCAGGGCGTTTCGACGCTGTCCGTTCACCGAAGGGTGTTACGGCGATTGTGGATTATGCACATACGCCGGACGCGCTTATCAATGTGCTGAATGCCATACACGGAGTACTCGAAGGAAAAGGAAAGGTTATCACTGTGGTAGGTGCAGGCGGCAACCGTGATAAGGGTAAACGCCCTATCATGGCGAAAGAAGCTGCCAGAGCCAGCGACCGTGTCATCATCACTTCGGATAATCCCCGTTTTGAAGAGCCGCAGGATATTATCAATGATATGCTGGCAGGACTCGACGCCGAGGATATGAAGAAAACACTAAGCATTGCCGACCGTAAGGAAGCAATCCGCACGGCTTGCATGTTGGCAGAAAAAGGAGACGTAATACTCGTTGCCGGAAAAGGACACGAGAATTACCAGGAGATAAAAGGAGTGAAACATCACTTCGACGACAAGGAAGTACTCAAAGAGGTATTCCAATAA
- the mraZ gene encoding division/cell wall cluster transcriptional repressor MraZ codes for MIRFLGNIEAKADTKGRVFIPAIFRKQLQAASEERLIMRKDVFQDCLTLYPESVWNEELNELRSRLNKWNSKHQLIFRQFVSDVEVVTPDNNGRILIPKRYLQICSIHGDIRFIGIDNKIEIWSKERAEQPFMSPEEFGAALEEIMNDENRQDGER; via the coding sequence ATGATACGTTTTTTAGGTAATATTGAAGCCAAGGCGGACACCAAAGGAAGGGTGTTCATACCCGCCATCTTCAGGAAGCAATTGCAAGCTGCTTCTGAGGAGAGGCTCATTATGCGTAAAGACGTGTTTCAGGACTGTCTGACTCTGTACCCCGAGAGCGTGTGGAACGAGGAGTTGAACGAGCTTCGAAGCAGGCTCAACAAATGGAACAGCAAGCATCAACTCATTTTCAGGCAGTTTGTGAGCGACGTTGAGGTGGTGACACCCGACAATAACGGTCGCATATTAATCCCGAAACGATATTTGCAGATTTGCAGCATCCACGGGGATATACGCTTTATCGGCATCGACAATAAAATAGAGATTTGGTCGAAGGAGCGGGCAGAACAGCCGTTTATGTCACCCGAAGAGTTCGGAGCGGCATTAGAAGAAATTATGAACGATGAAAATAGACAAGATGGAGAAAGATGA
- the rsmH gene encoding 16S rRNA (cytosine(1402)-N(4))-methyltransferase RsmH, translated as MEKDELTYHVPVLLKESVDGMNIRPDGTYVDVTFGGAGHSREILSRLGEGGRLLGFDQDEDAERNIVNDPHFIFVRSNFRYLYNFLRYHDIEQVDAILADLGVSSHHFDDSERGFSFRFDGDLDMRMNKRAGLTAADIVNTYEEERLANVLYLYGELKNSRKLASVIVKARSGQTIRTIGEFLEIIKPLFGREREKKELAKVFQALRIEVNQEMEALKEMLLAATEALKPGGRLVVITYHSLEDRMVKNIMKTGNVEGKAETDFFGNLQTPFRLVNNKVIVPDQAEIERNPRSRSAKLRIAEKK; from the coding sequence ATGGAGAAAGATGAATTGACATATCATGTACCTGTACTGCTAAAGGAAAGCGTTGACGGGATGAATATCCGGCCGGATGGAACGTATGTAGACGTTACTTTCGGGGGGGCGGGACATTCACGCGAGATTCTTTCACGGCTCGGCGAGGGCGGACGGCTCCTGGGATTCGACCAGGACGAGGATGCCGAACGGAACATTGTCAACGACCCCCATTTTATCTTTGTACGCAGCAATTTCCGCTACCTCTACAATTTCCTACGTTATCACGACATCGAACAGGTGGATGCAATCCTGGCCGACCTCGGCGTATCTTCCCACCACTTCGATGACAGCGAACGCGGTTTCTCTTTCCGTTTCGACGGAGATTTGGATATGCGTATGAACAAACGTGCGGGACTTACGGCGGCAGACATCGTGAACACTTACGAAGAAGAGCGTCTTGCAAACGTTCTCTATCTGTATGGAGAGCTAAAAAACAGCCGTAAGCTGGCTTCTGTCATCGTCAAAGCCAGGAGCGGACAGACTATCCGCACTATCGGAGAGTTCCTGGAAATCATCAAACCGCTTTTCGGCCGCGAACGGGAAAAGAAAGAGCTTGCAAAAGTATTCCAGGCACTAAGAATTGAAGTAAACCAGGAGATGGAAGCTCTGAAGGAGATGCTATTGGCCGCAACCGAAGCGTTAAAGCCGGGTGGCAGACTGGTAGTTATCACCTATCACTCACTGGAAGACCGCATGGTGAAGAATATCATGAAAACAGGAAACGTGGAAGGTAAAGCCGAAACGGATTTCTTTGGAAATCTACAGACGCCATTCCGCCTCGTCAATAATAAGGTGATTGTGCCCGACCAGGCAGAAATAGAAAGGAATCCACGGTCGAGAAGCGCTAAATTACGTATTGCAGAAAAGAAATAA